One Castanea sativa cultivar Marrone di Chiusa Pesio chromosome 4, ASM4071231v1 DNA window includes the following coding sequences:
- the LOC142631497 gene encoding phosphoenolpyruvate/phosphate translocator 1, chloroplastic-like, with translation MQSASFTLASPSPSLSLLKSRRQPSSFSFNPRFDPIRASSSSSNLNSDSFNVNLSTRRSWSLSSSSSSSPFKLRPWNAPPPCYSDAETNRFEVKATSVPEAAGEKPESSALFKTLELGALFGLWYLFNIYFNIYNKQVLKVYPYPVTVTAIQFAVGTVVVSLMWGLNLYKKPNVSSSQLAVILPLAVVHTLGNVFTNMSLGKVAVSFTHTIKAMEPFFSVVLSAMFLGELPTFWVVASLVPIVGGVALASVTEASFNWAGFWSAMASNLSNQSRNVLSKKVMVKSEESLDNITLFSIITVMSFILLAPVALFMEGVKFTPTFLQSAGLNVNQIYTRSLLAALCFHAYQQVSYMILQRVSPVTHSVGNCVKRVVVIVSSVLFFKTPVSPINTLGTGVALSGVFLYSQVKRLKPKKA, from the exons ATGCAGAGCGCGTCGTTCACACTCGCTTCTCCTTCGCCATCGCTCTCTCTCCTAAAGTCACGGAGGCAGCCTTCGAGCTTCAGCTTCAACCCTAGATTCGATCCCATTCGCGCTTCTTCGTCGTCTTCGAACCTCAACAGCGATTCCTTCAATGTGAATCTCTCTACTCGCCGATCCTGGTCTCtctcttcttcgtcttcttcgtCGCCGTTCAAGCTCAGACCTTGGAATGCGCCGCCGCCGTGTTATTCCGATGCGGAAACGAACCGTTTCGAGGTTAAGGCGACTTCGGTGCCCGAAGCCGCCGGAGAGAAACCCGAATCGAGTGCCTTGTTCAAGACCTTGGAGCTCGGCGCCTTGTTTGGCCTCTGGTACCTCTTCAATATCTACTTCAACATCTACAACAAGCAG GTTTTGAAGGTGTACCCATACCCGGTAACTGTCACTGCAATTCAGTTTGCTGTTGGTACTGTAGTTGTTTCTTTAATGTGGGGTCTTAATCTCTACAAAAAGCCAAATGTTAGCAGTTCACAG CTTGCAGTGATATTGCCACTGGCAGTGGTGCATACATTAGGGAACGTTTTCACGAATATGAGTCTTGGAAAAGTTGCAGTGTCATTCACTCACACGATCAAGGCTATGGAGCCCTTCTTCTCTGTTGTCCTATCTGCTATGTTTTTGGGGGAG TTGCCCACTTTTTGGGTGGTTGCTTCCCTTGTACCTATTGTTGGAGGAGTGGCACTTGCATCAGTCACCGAGGCCTCTTTCAACTG GGCTGGATTCTGGAGTGCTATGGCTTCCAATTTGTCAAACCAATCTCGTAATGTCCTTAGCAAAAAGGTCATGGTTAAATCAGAG GAATCTTTGGACAACATCACTCTCTTCTCCATAATAACAGTTATGTCCTTTATCTTGTTAGCCCCTGTGGCTCTCTTCATGGAAGGTGTCAAGTTTACTCCTACATTCCTGCAATCGGCT GGGTTAAATGTTAATCAAATATACACCAGGTCTCTTCTAGCTGCACTCTGCTTCCATGCTTATCAGCAG GTTTCCTACATGATATTGCAGAGGGTATCTCCTGTTACCCACTCTGTAGGCAATTGTGTGAAGCGGGTGGTGGTCATTGTTAGCTCTGTCCTCTTCTTCAAAACTCCTGTCTCGCCAATCAACACTCTTG GCACTGGAGTTGCTCTTTCTGGAGTCTTCTTGTATTCACAGGTGAAGCGCCTTAAGCCAAAGAAAGCTTGa